In Streptomyces sp. NBC_00306, a single genomic region encodes these proteins:
- a CDS encoding NADP-dependent oxidoreductase yields the protein MHGFGGPEVLRLEEVPVPEPGPGEVLVRVHAVVLNPPDWYAREGMPDIPPELRPSFQLPLIPGTDVSGVVEAVAADVSGFAVGDEVIGLLRFPTVLQSGAYAEYVTAPASDLALKPAGIDHVHAAALAMSGLTAWQFLIELGHDHPSPFQEAQHRPMALDSGTTVLVNGAAGGVGHLALQLAKWQGARVIAVASGAHETFLRDLGADEFIDYTKERPEEVVRDIDLVLDAVGGPHSRRFLRTLKRGGSLYPVYFGQFDDEENAKLGVTVTAVTVRSSGAQLTELGSLVDAGRIRVAIDSTFPLAEARAAHERAAQGHLQGKIVLTVA from the coding sequence CTGCACGGGTTCGGCGGCCCTGAGGTGCTGCGTCTCGAGGAGGTGCCGGTTCCCGAGCCGGGTCCGGGTGAGGTGCTCGTGCGCGTGCACGCGGTAGTCCTCAACCCTCCTGACTGGTACGCGCGTGAGGGAATGCCCGACATCCCTCCCGAGCTCAGGCCCTCGTTCCAGCTCCCTCTGATTCCCGGGACCGACGTCTCAGGCGTCGTGGAAGCCGTCGCCGCCGACGTCAGCGGCTTCGCGGTCGGTGACGAGGTGATCGGCCTCCTGCGCTTCCCCACCGTTCTCCAGAGCGGTGCGTACGCCGAGTACGTCACCGCGCCGGCGTCCGACCTCGCCCTCAAGCCGGCCGGAATCGACCACGTGCACGCCGCTGCCCTGGCGATGTCGGGGTTGACCGCGTGGCAGTTCCTGATCGAGCTCGGGCACGATCATCCCTCCCCGTTCCAGGAGGCCCAGCACCGCCCGATGGCACTCGACAGTGGGACCACCGTGCTCGTCAACGGCGCAGCCGGTGGCGTGGGACACCTCGCCCTCCAGCTGGCCAAGTGGCAGGGCGCCCGCGTCATCGCCGTGGCCTCCGGCGCCCACGAGACGTTCCTGCGCGACCTCGGCGCCGACGAGTTCATCGATTACACCAAGGAGCGGCCCGAGGAGGTCGTCCGCGACATCGACCTGGTCCTGGACGCCGTCGGCGGCCCTCACAGCAGGCGCTTCCTGCGCACCCTCAAACGCGGCGGGTCCCTCTACCCCGTGTACTTCGGCCAGTTCGACGACGAGGAGAACGCGAAGCTGGGTGTCACGGTCACGGCCGTGACGGTCCGCTCGAGCGGCGCGCAGCTCACCGAACTGGGCAGTCTGGTCGACGCGGGAAGGATCCGCGTCGCGATCGACAGCACGTTCCCGCTCGCGGAAGCCCGAGCGGCGCACGAGCGCGCCGCCCAGGGGCATCTCCAGGGCAAGATCGTGCTCACGGTCGCTTAG
- a CDS encoding VOC family protein: MGTAQQDGAAKVDEEPTMAMNIEAVVMPVADVDRALNFYQGLGWRLDADFEAGPEFRIVQLTPPGSGCSIQFGRGVTSAAAGSSQGTYLVVKDLEQARARLISQGAKVSEVFHRVYETGAQEQVNGPHPHGLSYQSYATFSDPDGNGWLLQEVRERQPGR; encoded by the coding sequence ATGGGCACCGCACAGCAGGACGGTGCAGCGAAAGTCGATGAAGAGCCCACCATGGCCATGAACATCGAGGCCGTCGTGATGCCGGTGGCTGATGTCGATCGTGCCCTGAACTTCTACCAGGGCTTGGGGTGGAGGCTCGATGCGGACTTCGAGGCGGGCCCGGAATTCCGGATCGTACAGCTGACTCCTCCAGGGTCGGGATGCTCGATCCAGTTCGGCCGCGGAGTCACTTCTGCGGCAGCAGGCTCCTCCCAGGGCACATACCTCGTCGTCAAAGACCTCGAGCAGGCCCGCGCCCGGCTGATCAGCCAGGGTGCCAAGGTCAGCGAGGTCTTCCACCGCGTCTACGAGACCGGCGCCCAGGAACAGGTGAACGGCCCACATCCTCATGGCCTCAGTTACCAGTCGTACGCGACGTTCAGCGACCCGGACGGCAATGGGTGGCTGCTTCAAGAGGTCCGAGAGCGACAGCCGGGACGATGA
- a CDS encoding epoxide hydrolase family protein: MSASTDTSTIQPFTFDFPDAELDDLRARIAATRWSEPETVRDQSQGTPQKTLKELARYWAEEYDWRKVEAKLKALPHFTTEIDGLDIHFIHLRSKHEDALPLLVTHGWPGSVIEQLKIIEPLADPTVHGGTAADAFHLVVPSMPGYGFSGKPTESGWNPQRMAKAWGELMNRLGYTRYVASGGDWGAIVTEQMGLQEPEGLIGFHTNMANAVPPDIMTAIEGSAPLPPDVSLTPEETEAVEQLRSAYADVPYAYQMGTAPQTLAALVDSPVGLAAFMLDHDWQSLEMISRSFAGKPEGLTPDDVLDNITLFWLMKSAVSAARLYWENARAGISFFGAKGVKLPVAVSVFPTEMYRPPKSWAEKAYPHLIHYNKLPKGGHFAAWEQPDYLIEDIRTGLRSLRT, encoded by the coding sequence ATGTCCGCATCAACCGACACCTCGACAATCCAGCCGTTCACTTTCGACTTCCCCGATGCGGAACTGGATGACCTCCGAGCTCGGATCGCCGCGACGCGCTGGTCCGAGCCGGAGACCGTCAGGGACCAGTCGCAGGGGACACCTCAGAAGACGCTCAAGGAACTGGCTCGCTACTGGGCCGAGGAGTACGACTGGCGCAAGGTCGAAGCCAAGCTGAAGGCGCTGCCGCACTTCACGACCGAGATCGACGGGCTCGACATCCACTTCATCCACCTCAGGTCGAAGCATGAGGATGCCCTGCCGCTCCTCGTGACGCACGGCTGGCCCGGTTCGGTCATCGAGCAGCTGAAGATCATCGAGCCGCTCGCCGATCCCACCGTCCACGGCGGGACTGCCGCCGACGCGTTCCACCTGGTGGTGCCGTCGATGCCCGGCTACGGCTTCTCAGGCAAGCCGACCGAGAGCGGCTGGAACCCCCAGCGGATGGCCAAGGCATGGGGCGAGCTCATGAATCGCCTCGGGTACACCCGCTACGTCGCCTCGGGCGGCGACTGGGGCGCGATCGTCACCGAACAGATGGGACTCCAGGAGCCCGAAGGACTGATCGGCTTCCACACCAACATGGCCAACGCGGTTCCACCGGACATCATGACCGCCATAGAGGGAAGCGCTCCGCTGCCCCCCGACGTCTCCCTCACCCCGGAAGAGACCGAAGCCGTCGAGCAACTCCGATCCGCCTACGCGGACGTGCCCTACGCGTACCAGATGGGTACCGCCCCCCAGACGCTGGCCGCTCTGGTGGACTCGCCTGTCGGTCTCGCGGCGTTCATGCTCGACCACGACTGGCAGAGCCTGGAGATGATCTCCCGGTCCTTCGCAGGAAAGCCCGAAGGACTCACGCCCGACGACGTCCTCGACAACATCACGCTGTTCTGGCTGATGAAGTCGGCCGTGTCCGCGGCACGCCTGTACTGGGAGAACGCTCGGGCCGGGATCTCCTTCTTCGGCGCCAAGGGAGTCAAACTCCCCGTCGCCGTCAGCGTCTTCCCCACCGAGATGTACCGGCCCCCGAAGAGCTGGGCAGAGAAGGCCTACCCGCACCTCATCCACTACAACAAGCTCCCCAAGGGAGGCCACTTCGCCGCATGGGAGCAACCCGACTACCTCATCGAAGACATCCGCACCGGCCTGCGTTCGCTGCGTACGTGA
- a CDS encoding type 1 glutamine amidotransferase domain-containing protein has protein sequence MAKILFIVSGATYWVLKDGTRYATGYWAEEFANPYKAVTDAGHEVVVATPGGTTPNVDMMSLRPSMAGGEQGALDLEAIIRDAEVMRRPIKLSDVRLEDYDAVYLPGGHGPMSDLAFDADAGRLLTAQLASGNPLFIVCHAPAALLSTRIHGVSPFKGYKATGFTNEEEEGVGLASRAPWLLETELKEKVGVEYSRGPIWEPYMVEDRNLVTGQNPHSAAILAERMLKILA, from the coding sequence ATGGCGAAGATCTTGTTCATCGTGAGTGGGGCGACGTACTGGGTACTCAAGGACGGCACGCGGTACGCAACCGGTTACTGGGCCGAGGAGTTCGCCAACCCCTACAAGGCCGTCACGGATGCCGGCCACGAGGTCGTGGTTGCGACACCGGGCGGAACGACCCCGAACGTCGACATGATGAGCCTGCGCCCATCGATGGCAGGCGGTGAGCAGGGAGCCCTGGACCTGGAAGCCATCATTCGCGACGCCGAGGTGATGCGCCGCCCGATCAAACTGTCGGACGTACGCCTCGAGGACTACGACGCGGTCTACCTGCCGGGCGGTCATGGCCCGATGTCGGACCTCGCCTTCGACGCGGACGCCGGCCGGCTGCTGACAGCCCAACTCGCCTCGGGCAACCCGCTCTTCATCGTGTGCCACGCTCCCGCCGCGCTGCTGTCCACCAGGATCCACGGTGTGTCGCCCTTCAAGGGCTACAAGGCCACGGGCTTCACCAACGAAGAGGAAGAGGGTGTCGGACTGGCTTCCAGGGCGCCTTGGCTGCTGGAGACGGAGCTGAAGGAGAAGGTCGGCGTCGAGTACAGCCGCGGACCGATCTGGGAGCCGTACATGGTCGAAGACCGCAACCTGGTCACCGGGCAGAACCCCCACTCCGCAGCGATTCTGGCGGAGCGAATGCTGAAGATCCTCGCCTGA
- a CDS encoding pyridoxamine 5'-phosphate oxidase family protein: MTPKQPKTELDARYSSALNPRPGTEDVKATDWSEAQRRLQAAEIFWLTTVRPDGRLHVTPLIAAWHDGALYFSVGPGEQKAKNLAGNDHCALTTGQNSFAEGLDIVIEGTAERVTEPARRDEVIAAFEAQYGDRITSPEGIFYGHGDSIRTGNDLLFAVTPGTAYSFGHDGQVFSHTRYTF; the protein is encoded by the coding sequence ATGACGCCGAAGCAGCCGAAGACCGAGCTCGACGCCCGCTACAGCTCAGCGCTCAACCCGCGCCCCGGTACGGAGGACGTCAAGGCGACCGACTGGAGCGAGGCCCAGCGCCGGCTGCAAGCTGCCGAGATCTTCTGGCTCACCACGGTCCGGCCGGACGGCCGGTTGCACGTCACTCCGCTGATCGCCGCCTGGCACGACGGGGCGCTGTATTTCAGCGTCGGGCCCGGCGAGCAGAAGGCGAAGAACCTGGCCGGCAATGACCACTGCGCCCTCACCACAGGGCAGAACTCATTCGCCGAAGGCCTCGACATCGTGATCGAGGGCACGGCGGAGCGGGTCACGGAGCCGGCGCGGCGGGACGAGGTCATCGCCGCGTTCGAGGCGCAGTACGGAGACCGCATCACCTCACCGGAGGGGATCTTCTACGGCCACGGCGACAGCATCCGCACGGGCAACGACCTGCTGTTTGCGGTGACACCCGGCACGGCGTACAGCTTCGGGCACGATGGCCAGGTATTCAGCCACACCCGCTACACGTTCTAG
- a CDS encoding PP2C family protein-serine/threonine phosphatase, whose protein sequence is MNGPVIDFQAVFQALPGAVALLTPDLVYADVNEAYLSMSGRTRDQLIGRYVFDVFPDNPGDPDATGVRNLHASLRRVAATGERDTMALQRYDVADSEQPGVWQERYWSPVNVPVLARDGTVTLIVHRVEEVTELIKARGNRGGGDRTQVLEAELYTRARELQELNKRLRQAHAREREVALHLQQSMLPAPRPLGHHRAAVRYRPATGALNVCGDWYDLVDLPETGRTAVAVGDVVGHGLRAAGVMGQLRSALSAASRVAGGPAEALEVLGLYARYVDGAESTTAASVFIDWAGRTLTYSSAGHPPPAVCDPQGTVTFLDQATDPPLGARPEHVPRPQAHAAFADGSALVLYTDGLVERRQEDIGTGLERLADSLARHRTADPDRLSDALLADLIPPAGLTDDTALIVVRL, encoded by the coding sequence GTGAACGGACCCGTCATCGACTTCCAGGCCGTTTTCCAGGCCCTGCCGGGCGCGGTCGCACTGCTGACGCCGGACCTGGTGTACGCGGACGTCAACGAGGCGTACCTGTCCATGTCCGGTCGCACCCGTGACCAGCTCATCGGCCGCTACGTCTTCGATGTCTTCCCCGACAACCCCGGCGACCCGGACGCCACGGGTGTGCGCAATCTGCATGCCTCACTGCGGCGCGTGGCTGCCACCGGTGAGCGCGACACCATGGCCCTGCAGCGCTACGACGTGGCGGACTCCGAGCAGCCCGGCGTATGGCAGGAGCGGTACTGGAGTCCCGTCAACGTCCCCGTCCTCGCGCGGGACGGCACCGTGACACTGATCGTGCACCGGGTCGAGGAAGTCACCGAACTCATCAAAGCCCGCGGCAACCGCGGTGGCGGCGACCGCACCCAAGTCCTCGAGGCCGAGCTCTACACCCGCGCCCGGGAGCTGCAGGAACTCAACAAACGCCTGCGCCAGGCCCATGCCCGCGAACGCGAGGTCGCCCTCCACCTCCAGCAGTCGATGCTGCCCGCGCCGCGCCCCCTGGGCCACCACCGAGCAGCCGTCCGCTATCGGCCCGCCACGGGAGCCTTGAACGTGTGCGGCGACTGGTACGACCTCGTGGACCTGCCCGAGACAGGCCGTACGGCCGTCGCCGTCGGAGACGTCGTCGGCCACGGCCTGCGGGCGGCAGGCGTCATGGGCCAGCTCCGCAGCGCCCTGTCCGCTGCCTCCCGCGTCGCCGGTGGCCCGGCCGAAGCCCTGGAGGTCCTCGGCCTGTACGCCCGATACGTCGACGGCGCCGAATCCACCACCGCCGCATCCGTCTTCATCGACTGGGCCGGCCGCACCCTCACCTACAGCAGCGCCGGCCATCCCCCACCGGCGGTGTGCGACCCCCAGGGCACCGTCACCTTCCTCGACCAGGCCACCGATCCCCCGCTCGGAGCCCGGCCCGAACACGTCCCCAGACCCCAGGCCCATGCCGCGTTCGCCGACGGCTCCGCACTCGTCCTCTACACCGACGGCCTCGTCGAACGCCGCCAGGAAGACATCGGCACCGGCCTCGAGCGCCTTGCCGACTCCCTCGCCCGTCACCGCACCGCCGACCCCGACAGGCTCAGCGACGCCCTCTTGGCCGACCTGATCCCTCCGGCCGGCCTCACCGATGACACCGCCTTGATCGTCGTGCGTCTGTGA
- a CDS encoding peroxiredoxin: MSPAIGDPVETFTLPGGVLVGDAFLRQDFSLSRRREQPLVLAFYPADDSGVSTRQLCSYSSGLEEFIDCGAQVWAISPQSVDSHEEFARKHGLRMPLLSDSDRTVARRFGIAAPWIGLRRSVFLIEPDATLSWKHVSLLGTSFQERHTITRHLTELNDAWAA, translated from the coding sequence GTGTCTCCTGCAATAGGCGATCCTGTCGAGACCTTCACCCTGCCGGGCGGCGTCCTGGTCGGAGACGCATTCCTGCGGCAGGACTTCTCACTGTCGCGCAGGCGGGAGCAGCCGCTCGTCCTGGCCTTCTACCCCGCAGACGACAGTGGTGTGTCCACGAGGCAGTTGTGTTCCTACTCCAGCGGTCTCGAGGAATTCATCGACTGCGGGGCGCAGGTGTGGGCGATCAGCCCACAGAGCGTCGACAGCCACGAGGAGTTCGCCAGGAAACACGGCCTGAGGATGCCACTGCTGTCGGACAGCGACCGCACAGTGGCCCGGAGGTTCGGCATAGCTGCCCCGTGGATCGGACTTCGACGCTCTGTCTTCCTCATCGAGCCCGACGCCACCCTCAGCTGGAAACACGTCTCCCTGCTCGGAACGTCTTTTCAGGAAAGGCACACGATCACACGGCACCTCACGGAACTGAACGATGCCTGGGCGGCGTGA
- a CDS encoding GYD domain-containing protein, which yields MPKFLIQATYTPEGAKGLLDEGASGRRAAVEQVVTGLGGQVEAMYFAFGEDDIVLILDFPDPVSMAAVSLTVKASGALHTRAVPLLTVDEIDEAARRQVVFRAPGA from the coding sequence ATGCCAAAGTTTCTCATCCAGGCCACGTACACGCCCGAGGGCGCCAAGGGGCTGCTCGATGAAGGCGCGAGCGGCCGTCGCGCCGCCGTCGAGCAGGTCGTCACCGGACTCGGCGGGCAGGTCGAAGCCATGTACTTCGCCTTCGGGGAGGACGACATCGTGCTCATCCTCGACTTCCCCGACCCGGTCTCCATGGCCGCCGTCAGCCTCACCGTCAAGGCCAGCGGAGCCCTCCACACCCGGGCCGTCCCTCTGCTCACCGTCGACGAGATCGATGAGGCCGCCCGGCGGCAGGTCGTCTTTCGCGCCCCCGGTGCGTGA
- a CDS encoding GNAT family N-acetyltransferase, which produces MRSSTRIRLIEPADAAPIAGHRVRDFEAFRPWEPAQPADFFTPEGQAERIDSLLAGYRAGTVWPGVVLADDQVIGQVTVGGILPQPHLRRGSVGYWIAGPAQNQGHARHAVGLVLQVMTDELGLHRAEASTNLENLASQRVLRRNGFSPYGVAHSSIFLDGSWRDGLLWERILGD; this is translated from the coding sequence ATGCGTAGCAGCACCAGGATCCGCCTGATCGAGCCCGCCGATGCCGCCCCGATCGCAGGGCATCGCGTGCGGGACTTCGAGGCCTTCCGGCCGTGGGAACCGGCCCAGCCGGCAGACTTCTTCACGCCGGAGGGCCAGGCGGAGAGGATCGACAGCCTGCTGGCCGGATACCGGGCCGGCACGGTCTGGCCGGGCGTGGTGCTCGCCGACGACCAGGTGATCGGGCAGGTCACGGTCGGAGGCATCCTGCCGCAGCCGCACCTGCGCCGCGGCTCCGTCGGATACTGGATCGCCGGCCCCGCCCAGAACCAAGGGCACGCCAGGCACGCCGTCGGGCTTGTGCTCCAGGTCATGACGGACGAACTCGGGTTGCACCGCGCCGAGGCGTCCACGAATCTGGAGAATCTTGCGTCGCAGCGGGTGCTGCGCCGCAACGGCTTCAGCCCGTACGGCGTCGCGCACTCCTCGATCTTTCTCGACGGGAGCTGGCGGGACGGGCTGCTGTGGGAGCGGATACTCGGCGACTGA